In Firmicutes bacterium ASF500, a single genomic region encodes these proteins:
- a CDS encoding Fluoroquinolones export ATP-binding protein has product MIEVKNLTFSYSKDKQALHGLDFTVEDGEIFGFLGPNGSGKSTTQKILTGILKGHGGKVSLFGQDISAAHGQEFFQKIGVLFEFPYLYANLSAVDNLNYFASFYPREQRRDVGELLDALEFKPDFLKKPVSSYSKGMRQRVSMARALVSNPRLLFLDEPTSGLDPSGAVLFRKIIEQERKKGTTVFVTTHNMVDADLLCDRVAFISNGNLVALDTPKRLKEKNSNHRVVIDYLYQGQREAKTIEAPELEAGIPFAHDEIISIHSQEPTLEDMFIQYTGRGLS; this is encoded by the coding sequence ATGATTGAGGTCAAGAACCTGACATTCTCCTACAGCAAAGACAAGCAGGCCCTCCACGGTCTGGACTTCACCGTGGAGGACGGGGAAATCTTCGGCTTCCTGGGGCCAAATGGCTCCGGGAAGTCCACAACGCAAAAGATACTCACCGGGATATTAAAAGGTCACGGTGGAAAAGTCTCCCTGTTCGGGCAGGATATTTCCGCCGCCCACGGCCAGGAATTTTTTCAGAAAATCGGCGTCCTGTTTGAGTTTCCCTACCTGTACGCCAATTTGAGTGCCGTGGACAATCTGAACTACTTTGCCTCGTTCTATCCCAGGGAGCAACGGCGGGATGTGGGGGAACTGCTGGATGCGCTGGAATTTAAGCCGGACTTTCTGAAAAAGCCGGTGTCCTCCTACTCCAAGGGGATGCGCCAGCGGGTAAGCATGGCGCGTGCGCTGGTGAGCAATCCCCGGCTGCTGTTCCTGGACGAACCCACCAGCGGCCTTGACCCCTCCGGAGCGGTACTGTTCCGAAAGATCATTGAGCAGGAGCGCAAAAAGGGAACGACGGTTTTTGTCACCACCCATAACATGGTGGACGCCGATTTACTGTGTGACCGGGTGGCCTTTATCTCCAATGGAAATTTGGTAGCCCTGGATACGCCTAAGCGTCTGAAAGAGAAAAACAGTAATCACCGGGTCGTGATCGACTATCTGTATCAGGGACAGCGGGAAGCGAAAACCATAGAGGCCCCGGAGCTGGAAGCGGGCATCCCCTTTGCCCACGACGAAATCATCAGCATCCACTCCCAGGAGCCGACCTTGGAGGATATGTTCATCCAGTACACGGGGAGGGGGCTGTCCTGA
- the sasA_1 gene encoding Adaptive-response sensory-kinase SasA: MKELFSLHTVRKKILMLSKLAGVALIFSYVLSTGLPVSEDTSFLIWLGFVFLLIIGIDLFMGRFITKPIDKLNASAKRMAGLDFSTPCNLVSTDEFGELSASLNTMAENLQQALARLEGANTQLEKDVEKERLLLFERKELVDSLSHEMKTPLGIIRAYAEGLQDEADEAKKQKYAQVIVSEVERMNDLIVTLLDLSALESGAADLDVTRFDFVELVETVAGRLLIDAPDTDFELQYELPEQKVFVETDRRRMEQVLGNLIVNAKKNVYPGGALRLELTVDDGVLHFSIFNQGRPIPESDLSKIWTKFYRDSGAEYSGSGLGLSIVAQILSMQNLPYGAENQAGGVRFYFSIPVKE, encoded by the coding sequence ATGAAAGAGCTGTTTTCCCTCCATACTGTTCGGAAAAAGATCTTGATGCTCTCTAAGCTGGCGGGGGTTGCGCTGATTTTTTCCTACGTCCTCTCTACCGGCCTGCCGGTCAGCGAAGATACTTCTTTTCTAATCTGGCTGGGGTTTGTTTTTCTGCTGATTATTGGGATTGACCTTTTTATGGGCCGCTTTATCACGAAACCGATTGACAAACTGAACGCCTCCGCAAAGCGTATGGCGGGGCTGGACTTTTCCACCCCCTGCAATCTCGTTTCAACCGATGAATTTGGAGAACTGTCTGCCAGCCTGAACACAATGGCTGAAAATCTGCAACAGGCCCTTGCCCGGTTGGAGGGCGCAAACACGCAGCTTGAAAAGGACGTGGAAAAGGAGCGGCTTCTCCTGTTTGAGCGCAAAGAGCTGGTGGACAGCCTATCCCATGAGATGAAAACCCCGCTGGGTATCATCCGGGCCTACGCCGAGGGCTTGCAGGACGAAGCGGACGAGGCCAAAAAGCAGAAATACGCCCAAGTCATTGTTTCCGAAGTAGAGCGCATGAACGATCTGATCGTGACTTTGTTGGATCTGTCAGCATTAGAGAGCGGGGCCGCAGACTTGGATGTCACCCGCTTTGACTTTGTGGAGCTGGTGGAAACAGTAGCCGGACGGCTTCTGATCGATGCCCCGGACACCGACTTTGAGCTGCAATATGAGCTGCCGGAGCAAAAGGTTTTTGTGGAAACTGACCGGCGGCGCATGGAGCAGGTCTTGGGCAACCTGATCGTCAACGCCAAGAAAAATGTGTATCCTGGCGGCGCTCTGCGGCTGGAACTGACAGTGGATGATGGTGTGTTGCATTTCTCCATCTTCAATCAGGGCCGACCCATTCCGGAAAGTGATCTGTCCAAAATATGGACAAAATTCTACCGGGACAGCGGCGCAGAGTACAGCGGCTCCGGGCTGGGGCTGTCCATTGTGGCACAAATCCTATCCATGCAAAATTTACCCTACGGTGCAGAAAACCAAGCGGGTGGGGTGCGGTTCTATTTCTCCATCCCTGTCAAAGAATAA
- the srrA_1 gene encoding Transcriptional regulatory protein SrrA, with protein MLYGKEVIFVANILIVEDEKAMQDIIVDYMRKGGHTCFTADDGIDALVTLKNHPMDLMILDVMMPHLDGFSVCKMAREMSDMPIIMLTAKSAEDDKLKGYDYGADDYMTKPFSPKLLLAKVNALLRRSSPASVGAITAGKIMLHSNAHKVYLDGQEITLTHKEYELLAFLMANPGQIFNREQLLNRVWGYDFEGTTRTVDTHIKTLRQKLGDEGRHIVTLIRSGYKFEVVV; from the coding sequence ATGCTTTATGGGAAAGAGGTGATTTTTGTGGCAAATATTCTGATTGTCGAAGATGAAAAAGCCATGCAGGACATTATTGTGGACTATATGCGAAAGGGCGGACATACCTGCTTTACTGCCGACGATGGTATAGATGCCCTTGTCACGCTGAAAAATCATCCTATGGATTTGATGATCTTGGATGTGATGATGCCCCATTTGGACGGTTTTTCTGTCTGCAAGATGGCGCGGGAAATGAGCGATATGCCCATTATCATGTTGACCGCTAAGAGTGCGGAGGACGATAAACTGAAAGGCTATGACTATGGTGCGGACGACTATATGACAAAGCCATTCAGCCCCAAGCTGCTACTGGCAAAGGTGAACGCACTCCTGCGCCGTTCCTCCCCCGCTTCTGTCGGAGCGATCACCGCCGGGAAAATCATGCTCCACTCCAACGCGCACAAGGTCTATCTTGACGGGCAGGAGATCACCTTGACCCATAAGGAGTATGAGTTACTCGCCTTTCTGATGGCAAACCCTGGGCAGATATTCAATCGGGAGCAGCTTCTAAACCGTGTTTGGGGTTATGACTTTGAAGGGACGACCCGAACCGTGGACACCCACATCAAGACCCTGCGGCAAAAGCTGGGGGACGAGGGGCGGCATATTGTCACGCTGATCCGCTCCGGCTATAAATTCGAGGTAGTGGTATGA
- the ydbD gene encoding putative manganese catalase — MFHYEKKLQFPVKIATPNPKLASFIISQYGGPDGELGASMRYLSQRYSMPYPEAKGLLTDIGTEELGHMEMVAAVVHQLTRNLTDEEVQANPAFAPYFVDHTTGVYPTAASGFPWSAGSIQSTGDPIADLTEDLAADGATIQEQRGRKPLKPLNRWWDKPFPAAMV, encoded by the coding sequence ATGTTCCACTATGAAAAAAAGCTGCAATTCCCAGTAAAAATCGCCACACCAAACCCCAAGCTGGCTTCTTTTATTATCAGTCAGTACGGTGGTCCGGACGGCGAATTAGGCGCCTCCATGCGCTACCTATCCCAGCGCTACTCCATGCCCTACCCGGAGGCCAAAGGGCTGCTCACCGATATCGGGACTGAGGAGCTGGGCCACATGGAAATGGTGGCGGCTGTTGTCCACCAGCTGACCCGAAACCTCACTGACGAGGAGGTTCAGGCCAACCCCGCCTTCGCCCCCTACTTCGTGGACCACACCACCGGCGTCTATCCCACCGCCGCTTCCGGCTTCCCCTGGAGCGCCGGCTCGATCCAGTCCACCGGCGACCCCATCGCCGACCTGACAGAGGACTTGGCAGCGGATGGGGCAACCATACAAGAACAACGTGGCCGGAAACCGTTGAAACCACTGAATCGTTGGTGGGACAAGCCTTTTCCGGCGGCGATGGTGTAA
- the radA_1 gene encoding DNA repair protein RadA — translation MKAKTLFYCTDCGNELPKWAGQCPACRAWNTIVEQPAEKPAKRSAPVKGGSVTGVAVNRPRPMKEIETTDGLRFATGMGELDRVLGGGAVKGSLVLVGGAPGIGKSTLMLQICDNLCRFAKVLYVSGEESERQIKLRAERLKVRGEELYLLAETNLENLVDAVHQLQPDVLIVDSIQTLYHGDVTSAPGSVSQVKECTLTLMQLAKGESITVFVIGHVNKEGSIAGPKVLEHMVDCVLYFEGERHMAYRILRAAKNRFGATNEIGVFEMEEGGLAEVPNPSEAMLAGRPANAPGTCVTCVMEGARPVLAEIQALVVPSSLGNPRRVSNGIDYSRSMLLLAVLEKRGGLMVGGCDAYLNVIGGLYLEEPAADLAAILALVSSFRDKPLPYDLAAIGEVGLTGELRAASALGQRLSEVKRLGFTKCMIPKRTQGKLTAPAGLELIQVSNIREAMAALL, via the coding sequence ATGAAAGCAAAGACCCTATTTTACTGCACCGACTGCGGCAACGAGCTGCCCAAGTGGGCGGGGCAGTGTCCGGCGTGCAGGGCGTGGAACACCATTGTGGAGCAGCCGGCGGAGAAGCCTGCCAAGCGGTCTGCGCCGGTGAAGGGCGGCTCCGTGACGGGGGTGGCCGTAAACCGTCCCCGCCCCATGAAGGAGATCGAGACCACCGACGGGCTGCGCTTTGCCACCGGGATGGGAGAGCTGGACCGGGTGCTGGGAGGCGGTGCGGTGAAGGGCTCTCTGGTGCTGGTGGGCGGCGCGCCGGGCATCGGAAAATCCACCCTGATGCTGCAAATCTGCGATAACCTGTGCCGCTTCGCCAAGGTGCTGTATGTATCCGGCGAGGAGTCCGAGCGGCAGATCAAGCTGCGGGCGGAACGGCTGAAGGTGAGGGGGGAGGAGCTCTACCTGCTGGCGGAGACCAATCTGGAGAACCTGGTGGACGCCGTCCACCAGCTCCAGCCCGATGTGCTCATTGTGGACTCCATTCAGACCCTGTACCACGGGGACGTGACCTCCGCTCCAGGAAGTGTAAGCCAGGTAAAGGAATGTACCTTGACACTGATGCAGCTGGCCAAGGGGGAGAGTATCACCGTTTTTGTCATCGGCCACGTGAATAAGGAGGGCTCCATCGCCGGGCCCAAGGTGCTGGAGCACATGGTGGACTGCGTCCTCTACTTCGAGGGGGAGCGGCACATGGCCTACCGCATCCTCCGCGCGGCGAAAAACCGTTTCGGAGCCACCAACGAGATCGGCGTCTTTGAGATGGAGGAGGGGGGGCTGGCGGAGGTGCCCAATCCCTCGGAGGCCATGCTGGCCGGACGGCCCGCCAACGCTCCCGGCACCTGCGTCACCTGCGTGATGGAGGGAGCCCGTCCGGTGCTGGCGGAAATTCAGGCCCTGGTTGTTCCCTCCAGCCTGGGAAATCCCCGTCGGGTGAGCAACGGCATTGACTACAGCCGCTCCATGCTGCTGCTGGCGGTGTTGGAGAAGCGGGGCGGTCTGATGGTGGGCGGCTGTGACGCCTATCTCAACGTCATCGGCGGGCTGTATCTGGAGGAGCCCGCCGCCGACCTGGCCGCTATTCTGGCCCTGGTCTCCAGCTTCCGGGACAAGCCGCTGCCCTACGACCTGGCGGCCATTGGAGAGGTGGGCCTCACCGGGGAGCTCCGGGCGGCCAGCGCCCTGGGACAGCGGCTCTCAGAGGTAAAGCGATTAGGCTTTACAAAGTGTATGATTCCAAAGCGCACCCAGGGGAAGCTCACCGCCCCCGCCGGGTTAGAGCTCATCCAGGTTTCCAACATCCGGGAGGCGATGGCCGCTCTGCTCTGA
- the tcdA gene encoding tRNA threonylcarbamoyladenosine dehydratase, translating to MSDQLIRTRLLIGDEPLERLKNAKIAVFGVGGVGGYAVETLARSGVGTLHLYDDDTVSESNLNRQLAALHSTLGQPKAEVMARRVRDINPNCQVEAFRMFYLPQNADQVDLSQYDYVVDCIDTVTAKLELVTRCTALQVKIISAMGTGNKFDPSAFVVTDISKTQGCPLARTMRKELRKRGVHHLKVVYSTELPTSPLRPADFEPPETSDTRPGSTARRDTPGSMPFVPAAAGLLLASAVVRELGGF from the coding sequence ATGTCCGACCAACTGATCCGCACCCGTCTGCTCATTGGGGACGAGCCGCTGGAGCGGTTGAAAAATGCTAAAATTGCCGTCTTCGGTGTGGGCGGCGTAGGGGGCTACGCCGTCGAGACGCTGGCACGGTCAGGCGTAGGCACTTTACACCTCTATGACGACGACACCGTGTCTGAAAGCAACCTGAACCGTCAGCTCGCCGCCCTCCACTCCACCCTGGGCCAGCCCAAGGCGGAGGTGATGGCCCGGCGAGTGCGGGATATCAATCCGAACTGTCAAGTGGAGGCATTTCGGATGTTTTACCTCCCCCAGAATGCGGATCAGGTGGACCTGTCCCAGTACGACTACGTGGTGGACTGCATCGATACCGTAACCGCCAAGCTGGAGTTGGTGACAAGGTGTACCGCCTTACAGGTAAAAATCATCTCCGCTATGGGTACGGGGAACAAGTTTGACCCCTCCGCCTTTGTCGTCACCGACATCTCCAAGACCCAGGGCTGTCCTCTGGCCCGGACCATGCGCAAGGAGCTGCGCAAGCGGGGCGTCCACCATCTCAAGGTGGTCTACTCCACCGAGCTGCCCACCTCTCCCCTGCGCCCCGCGGATTTCGAGCCGCCGGAGACCTCCGACACCCGCCCCGGCTCCACCGCCCGCCGGGACACCCCAGGGTCTATGCCCTTTGTCCCCGCCGCCGCCGGACTTCTGCTGGCCTCAGCGGTGGTCCGGGAGCTGGGTGGATTTTAG
- the dapB gene encoding 4-hydroxy-tetrahydrodipicolinate reductase encodes MLKIIISGCNGHMGRVVEALCANDPAVEVCAGFDVLGTSDREFPVCTSPAQFAGEADAVIDFSSPAALDGLLEFAKARKIPLVLATTGYSPEQVAQVGAAACEVPIFRSANMSLGINVLLELVKKAASVLGDSYDIEIVERHHRRKVDAPSGTALMIADAAAQSCGHETEYVYERHSSRQPREKKEIGISAVRGGTIVGEHEIIFAGHDEIMEIKHTALSREIFAQGAVEAAKFIAGVEKPGLYDMSYLVK; translated from the coding sequence ATGCTGAAGATAATCATTTCCGGCTGTAACGGCCATATGGGCCGGGTGGTGGAGGCCCTGTGCGCCAACGACCCCGCTGTGGAGGTGTGCGCCGGCTTCGACGTGCTGGGCACCTCCGACCGGGAGTTTCCCGTCTGCACCTCCCCCGCCCAGTTTGCCGGTGAGGCCGACGCGGTCATCGACTTCTCCTCCCCCGCCGCCCTGGACGGCCTGCTGGAGTTCGCCAAAGCCCGAAAAATCCCCCTGGTACTGGCCACCACCGGCTACTCTCCGGAGCAGGTGGCCCAGGTAGGAGCCGCCGCCTGTGAAGTGCCCATCTTCCGCTCCGCCAACATGTCCCTGGGCATCAATGTGCTGTTGGAGTTGGTGAAGAAGGCCGCTTCTGTTCTGGGGGACAGCTACGACATTGAAATCGTGGAGCGCCACCACCGCCGGAAGGTGGACGCCCCCTCCGGCACCGCCCTGATGATTGCCGACGCGGCGGCTCAGTCCTGCGGCCACGAGACGGAGTACGTCTATGAGCGCCACTCCTCCCGCCAGCCCCGGGAAAAGAAGGAGATCGGCATCTCCGCCGTTCGGGGCGGCACCATCGTGGGCGAGCACGAGATCATCTTCGCGGGCCACGACGAGATCATGGAAATCAAGCACACCGCCCTCTCCCGGGAGATTTTCGCCCAGGGGGCGGTGGAGGCCGCCAAGTTTATCGCCGGAGTGGAAAAACCGGGACTGTATGACATGAGCTATCTGGTTAAATGA
- the dapA gene encoding 4-hydroxy-tetrahydrodipicolinate synthase codes for MRTPVFTGSCPALVTPFDDHGTINYEAFGKLIDAQIEGGVDAVCVCGTTGESATMSIREHIAAVEFCVKRVDHRVKVIAGAGSNDTSAAVYLSQHAQDSGADALLHVTPYYNKASQTGLIKHYEYIADRTELPIILYNVPGRTGVSFTADTYKILSENPKINGVKEASGNFSLLAHTRYLCPDDFYIWSGNDDQVVPMMALGAKGVISVASNIIPEIMVKMSHLCLENDFAAASQLQIKYMDLLDALFCEVNPIPIKAAMNLMGMEAGPLRLPLCDISDKNLAVLRASMERMGLL; via the coding sequence ATGAGAACTCCCGTATTCACCGGCTCCTGCCCTGCCCTGGTGACCCCCTTTGACGACCACGGCACCATCAACTACGAGGCCTTCGGCAAGCTCATCGACGCCCAGATTGAGGGGGGCGTGGACGCTGTCTGCGTCTGCGGCACCACCGGCGAGTCGGCCACCATGTCCATCCGGGAGCACATCGCCGCCGTGGAGTTCTGCGTCAAGCGGGTGGACCACCGGGTGAAGGTCATCGCCGGAGCGGGGTCCAACGACACCTCCGCCGCCGTCTACCTGTCCCAGCACGCCCAGGACTCCGGCGCCGACGCCCTGCTCCACGTTACCCCCTACTACAACAAGGCCAGCCAGACCGGCCTCATCAAGCACTATGAGTACATCGCCGACCGCACCGAGCTGCCCATCATCCTCTACAACGTGCCCGGCCGCACCGGGGTGTCCTTCACCGCCGACACCTATAAGATTTTGTCCGAAAACCCCAAAATCAACGGCGTGAAGGAGGCCAGCGGCAACTTCTCCCTCCTGGCCCACACCCGCTACCTCTGCCCCGACGACTTCTATATCTGGTCGGGCAACGACGACCAGGTGGTGCCCATGATGGCCCTGGGGGCCAAGGGCGTTATCTCGGTGGCCTCCAACATCATCCCGGAGATCATGGTGAAAATGAGCCACCTGTGTCTGGAGAATGACTTCGCCGCCGCCTCTCAGCTCCAGATCAAGTACATGGACCTGCTGGACGCCCTGTTCTGCGAGGTCAACCCCATTCCCATCAAGGCGGCTATGAACCTGATGGGCATGGAGGCCGGTCCCCTGCGCCTGCCCCTGTGCGACATTTCCGACAAGAATCTAGCTGTCCTCCGCGCCTCCATGGAGCGGATGGGTCTGCTGTAA
- a CDS encoding IS110 family transposase ISBth13, whose translation MSSVYALLEEFPGAKQIAESNLTRLKFLLAGASKGRYGRDVAVAIRDAARASIGSIMPAKSLELRHTIRLIRELDAEIADIESSIRSVMEELRSPITTIPGMGLRMGAMILAEVGDFSRFDSPDKVLAYAGLSPSIYQSGQLNNGYAHMEKRGSRYLRFAIYNAAKYVCIWDPTFAAYLAKKRAEGKHYNVALSHAAKKLVRLIYAMEKSRLPYRPVTAT comes from the coding sequence ATGAGCTCCGTCTATGCTCTCTTGGAGGAGTTCCCTGGAGCCAAACAGATTGCAGAATCCAATCTCACTCGGCTCAAATTCCTTTTGGCTGGCGCCTCCAAGGGCAGATACGGGCGGGATGTCGCGGTGGCCATCCGGGACGCAGCCAGAGCTTCCATTGGCTCCATCATGCCCGCCAAGTCCCTGGAACTCCGGCACACCATCCGTCTCATCCGAGAACTGGATGCTGAAATTGCAGACATTGAATCTTCTATCCGGTCCGTCATGGAGGAACTGCGCTCTCCCATTACTACCATCCCCGGTATGGGGCTGCGAATGGGAGCCATGATCCTGGCCGAGGTGGGAGACTTCTCCCGTTTTGATTCTCCCGACAAAGTCCTGGCTTACGCCGGCCTGTCTCCCTCCATCTACCAGTCCGGGCAGCTCAACAACGGCTATGCCCATATGGAGAAGCGGGGCTCCAGATATCTGCGCTTTGCCATTTACAACGCTGCCAAGTACGTCTGCATTTGGGACCCCACCTTTGCCGCCTACCTTGCCAAGAAGCGGGCTGAAGGCAAGCATTACAATGTGGCCTTGTCCCATGCCGCCAAGAAACTGGTACGGCTCATCTACGCAATGGAGAAATCCAGACTTCCTTACCGGCCGGTAACAGCCACGTAG
- the asd2 gene encoding Aspartate-semialdehyde dehydrogenase 2 → MEKYKVGIIGATGMVGQRFVTLMENHPWFQLTALAASTRSAGKPYEQAVSGRWAMKSPIPEEAKSLVVMDAQADVDKIAGMVDFVFCAVDMKKEEIKALEERYAKAECPVVSNNSANRWTEDVPMVVPELNAGHIQIIDAQRQRLGTKRGFIAVKSNCSIQSYTPLLTPLMQAGYEIDSVLACTYQAISGAGKTFERWPEMVDNLIPYIGGEEEKSEQEPLKVWGHIEGGKIVKAAGPAITTQCLRVPVSDGHTAAVFVRFKEGKKPTEEQIKEIWKSFKGRAQELDLPSAPKQFIHYFEEPDHPQAKLDRELEGGMAISAGRLRPDSQYDYKFVGLSHNTLRGAAGGGVLLAELLCAEGYIDHR, encoded by the coding sequence ATGGAAAAATATAAGGTAGGCATCATCGGCGCCACCGGTATGGTGGGTCAGCGCTTCGTCACGCTCATGGAGAACCACCCCTGGTTCCAGCTCACCGCCCTGGCGGCCAGCACCCGTTCCGCCGGGAAGCCCTATGAGCAGGCCGTCTCCGGCCGCTGGGCCATGAAGTCCCCCATCCCCGAGGAGGCCAAGTCCCTGGTGGTCATGGACGCCCAGGCCGATGTGGACAAGATCGCCGGCATGGTAGACTTCGTCTTCTGCGCCGTGGATATGAAAAAGGAAGAAATCAAGGCGCTGGAGGAGCGGTACGCCAAGGCCGAGTGCCCGGTGGTGTCCAACAACTCCGCCAACCGCTGGACCGAGGACGTGCCCATGGTGGTGCCCGAGCTCAACGCCGGTCACATCCAGATCATCGACGCCCAGCGCCAGCGCCTGGGCACCAAGCGGGGTTTTATCGCCGTCAAGTCCAACTGCTCCATCCAGAGCTACACCCCCCTCCTCACCCCCCTGATGCAGGCGGGCTATGAGATCGACAGCGTGCTGGCCTGTACCTATCAGGCCATCTCCGGCGCGGGTAAAACCTTTGAGCGCTGGCCCGAGATGGTGGATAACCTCATCCCCTATATCGGCGGCGAGGAGGAGAAGAGCGAGCAAGAGCCTTTGAAGGTGTGGGGCCATATCGAGGGCGGAAAGATCGTCAAGGCCGCCGGCCCCGCCATCACCACCCAGTGCCTGCGGGTCCCCGTCTCCGACGGCCACACCGCCGCCGTGTTCGTCCGCTTCAAGGAGGGCAAGAAGCCCACCGAGGAGCAGATCAAGGAGATCTGGAAGAGCTTCAAGGGCCGGGCCCAGGAGCTGGACCTCCCCTCCGCCCCCAAGCAGTTCATCCACTACTTTGAGGAGCCCGACCATCCCCAGGCCAAGCTGGACCGTGAGCTGGAGGGCGGCATGGCCATCTCCGCCGGACGCCTCCGCCCCGACAGCCAGTACGACTATAAATTTGTGGGCCTGTCCCACAACACCCTCCGTGGCGCCGCCGGCGGCGGGGTCCTGCTGGCCGAACTGCTGTGCGCCGAGGGGTATATCGACCACAGATAA
- the queA gene encoding S-adenosylmethionine:tRNA ribosyltransferase-isomerase: MKTSDFDFQLPEELIAQTPLERRDASRLLTLDKRTGAVGHHRFYDLPQFLRPGDCLVLNDSRVLPARLIGRRPTGGACEVLLLVDRGDNLWECLVRPGRKLKPGAQVVFGDGQLTATVEAELKDGKRAVRFHYQGIFLEVLEQLGKMPLPPYIKAELEDQERYQTVYSKVVGSAAAPTAGLHFTPELLERVQEIGVKVCYVTLHVGLGTFRPVKAEEITDHEMHSEFCQISQETVGIINQTKVNGGRVICVGTTSCRTIESFAAEDGTMSERSGWTNIFIYPGYRFKVLDALITNFHLPQSTLIMLVSALAGREHVLSAYETAVRERYRFFSFGDAMMIADF, from the coding sequence TTGAAAACCTCTGATTTTGATTTCCAGCTCCCGGAGGAGCTGATCGCTCAGACGCCTCTGGAACGGCGGGACGCCTCCCGGCTGCTCACCCTGGACAAACGCACCGGGGCGGTGGGGCATCACCGGTTCTATGACCTGCCCCAATTTCTCCGGCCGGGGGACTGCCTGGTGCTCAACGACTCCCGGGTGCTGCCCGCCCGGCTCATCGGCCGCCGCCCCACCGGCGGAGCCTGTGAAGTGCTTCTCCTTGTCGACAGGGGAGACAACCTGTGGGAGTGCCTGGTCCGCCCCGGACGGAAGCTGAAGCCGGGGGCGCAGGTGGTCTTTGGGGATGGACAGCTCACCGCCACCGTGGAGGCCGAGCTGAAGGACGGCAAGCGGGCGGTCCGGTTCCACTACCAGGGCATTTTCCTGGAGGTCCTGGAGCAGCTGGGCAAAATGCCCCTGCCGCCCTATATCAAGGCGGAGCTGGAGGACCAGGAGCGGTATCAGACCGTCTACTCCAAGGTGGTGGGCTCCGCCGCCGCCCCCACCGCCGGGCTCCACTTTACCCCGGAGCTGCTGGAGCGGGTGCAGGAGATCGGTGTAAAGGTCTGCTACGTTACACTCCATGTGGGACTGGGCACCTTCCGGCCTGTGAAGGCGGAGGAGATTACCGACCACGAGATGCACTCCGAGTTCTGTCAGATCAGTCAGGAGACCGTCGGTATCATCAACCAGACCAAGGTGAACGGGGGACGGGTCATCTGCGTGGGCACCACCTCCTGCCGCACCATTGAGAGCTTCGCGGCGGAGGACGGGACCATGTCGGAGCGCTCCGGGTGGACGAATATTTTCATCTACCCGGGCTACCGCTTCAAGGTGCTGGACGCCCTCATTACCAATTTCCACCTGCCCCAGTCCACCCTTATCATGCTGGTGTCCGCCTTGGCGGGGCGGGAGCACGTCCTGTCCGCCTACGAGACGGCGGTACGGGAGCGCTACCGGTTCTTTTCCTTCGGAGACGCCATGATGATCGCCGATTTTTGA
- the yvbK gene encoding putative N-acetyltransferase YvbK, with translation MEIREVATDKKRYLPLLLLADEQESMIDRYLDRGTMFVLIDGTVVGECVVTDEGDGILEIKNLAVSPDCQRKGYGKALIRYLAERFRGQYNILQVGTGDSPLTVPFYEACGFVRSHRVENFFTENYDHPIYEGGVLLTDMVYLQRRL, from the coding sequence GTGGAGATTAGAGAGGTTGCGACAGATAAAAAGCGGTATCTGCCCCTGCTCCTTCTGGCGGACGAGCAGGAGAGCATGATTGACCGCTACCTGGACCGGGGGACCATGTTCGTCCTGATTGACGGAACGGTCGTGGGAGAGTGCGTGGTCACCGACGAGGGAGACGGGATTCTGGAGATCAAAAACCTGGCGGTCTCGCCCGATTGTCAGCGAAAAGGGTATGGAAAAGCTCTGATCCGCTATCTCGCGGAACGATTTCGGGGACAGTACAATATTTTGCAGGTCGGCACCGGCGACAGCCCTTTGACTGTTCCATTTTACGAGGCCTGCGGCTTCGTCCGTTCCCACAGGGTTGAGAACTTTTTCACAGAGAACTACGACCACCCGATTTACGAGGGCGGAGTTTTGCTCACTGATATGGTTTATTTGCAAAGAAGGTTATAA